Proteins co-encoded in one Thermochromatium tepidum ATCC 43061 genomic window:
- a CDS encoding molybdopterin-dependent oxidoreductase codes for MSDLATRNTAGDLGRLSRRDFIKLGTAVGAAAGTLALGSRRLMAMEQKLGGDDISAVTGAQRQSVPYTCLVCNIEDGGVAFIENGRIVKLEGNMDHPNTRGKLCAKGNSGFLHVYDPDRIMTPLLRTGRRGEGKWKRISYDEATSLLAKKLREVIDRAKSEGDEAILNEIVFKWGRNRTGGAVHRFMHALGSNAMINHTNICESSKKVGLEPSWGPDIESCDWANTKYIINFGSNVLETAYFMNPNAQRLVDGVVGNKAKLVSFDVRLSNTSAFADEAYFPYPGTDGVIALAMAQVIMNEGLYDADFIRDWTNVTAEQLRTHLKPYTPEFASEESGVPAAAIRRIAREFATTKPATTFSYRGPVKHVYGTYQEAAIHMLNVITGNVEKKGGYCLPRGMDWPQPQPVPPKGKVPSVLAAPPLYPLASHHVSTHAPYMIMKGEAKVSVWMHLYDNPVYTYPSSHVWAHLLKDEALLPFVVSFSPYMSETTELADLIIPDVTYLERHDPESMPSGLYPCLSIRQPVIKPLGGTQEFRQTLIDVIKKVDPDGSLGIRQYFAFDTVEDWMRAHFDAIPGLKDEGGWEFMKRKGVWPIYGQVDKTTSKIVDKNGNEVEPEYGLYKKPVPAADLEGAEVDADGTIRKGGKAIGVRIGDQSYVGFATPSRRIELYKQSFKDYGFNPLPVYKRLPSRDKRSDELVLTTFKVNVHTQSRTASLKYLAELYHKNPAWIHPKTAAARGIADGDLIRVASDVGYIVTRAHVTEGIHPEVIAISTACGHSAYGRLAQLKQRQAAADWAQGGDPDITHNVWWDDKGVHPNPIIRLAVDPIGGSQGWFDTLVRVSKAEPGDQYGDVEASVEASIKDYEQTLRLAYTGDLHRINHKEVDIDWDHLPEPGLHVGGH; via the coding sequence ATGAGCGATCTCGCAACCCGAAACACCGCGGGCGACCTCGGGCGCCTGAGCCGCCGTGACTTCATCAAGCTCGGCACCGCCGTCGGTGCCGCCGCCGGCACCCTGGCGCTCGGCAGCCGCCGGCTGATGGCCATGGAGCAGAAATTGGGGGGCGACGACATCTCTGCCGTCACCGGTGCCCAGCGCCAGTCCGTGCCCTATACCTGTTTGGTCTGCAACATCGAGGACGGGGGCGTGGCCTTCATCGAGAATGGCCGCATCGTCAAGCTGGAAGGCAACATGGATCATCCCAACACCCGAGGCAAGCTGTGCGCCAAAGGCAACTCGGGGTTCCTGCACGTCTATGACCCCGACCGTATCATGACCCCGCTGCTGCGCACCGGAAGGCGTGGTGAGGGCAAGTGGAAACGGATCTCCTACGACGAGGCGACCAGCCTGCTTGCCAAGAAGTTGCGTGAAGTGATTGATCGCGCCAAGTCCGAGGGCGACGAGGCCATCCTCAATGAGATCGTCTTCAAATGGGGCCGCAACCGTACCGGCGGGGCCGTGCATCGCTTCATGCACGCGCTCGGCTCCAACGCCATGATCAACCACACCAACATCTGCGAGTCCTCCAAAAAGGTCGGGTTGGAGCCTTCCTGGGGACCGGACATCGAGTCCTGCGACTGGGCCAACACCAAGTACATCATCAACTTTGGGTCCAATGTGCTGGAGACGGCCTACTTCATGAATCCCAATGCCCAACGCCTGGTCGATGGCGTGGTGGGCAACAAGGCCAAGCTGGTGTCGTTCGATGTCCGCCTTTCCAACACCTCGGCCTTCGCCGACGAGGCCTATTTCCCCTACCCGGGCACCGATGGGGTCATCGCGCTGGCCATGGCCCAGGTCATCATGAACGAGGGGCTCTACGACGCCGACTTCATCCGCGACTGGACCAATGTCACGGCCGAGCAGCTCCGCACCCATCTGAAGCCCTATACACCCGAGTTTGCGTCCGAGGAATCTGGGGTGCCCGCTGCCGCCATCCGCCGCATCGCCCGCGAGTTTGCCACCACCAAGCCGGCAACGACCTTCTCCTACCGCGGTCCGGTCAAACACGTGTATGGCACCTATCAGGAGGCCGCCATCCACATGCTCAATGTCATCACCGGCAACGTCGAGAAGAAGGGGGGGTATTGTCTGCCGCGCGGCATGGATTGGCCGCAGCCCCAACCCGTGCCACCCAAGGGCAAGGTACCGAGTGTCCTGGCCGCGCCGCCGCTCTATCCACTGGCCTCGCACCATGTCTCGACCCATGCGCCCTACATGATCATGAAGGGTGAGGCCAAGGTCTCGGTGTGGATGCACCTCTATGACAACCCGGTCTATACCTATCCGTCCAGTCACGTCTGGGCGCATCTGTTGAAAGACGAGGCCCTGCTGCCATTCGTGGTCTCCTTTAGCCCCTACATGTCCGAGACCACGGAGCTGGCCGACCTCATCATCCCGGACGTCACCTATCTGGAGCGCCATGATCCAGAGTCCATGCCGAGTGGGCTCTATCCCTGTCTGTCTATCCGTCAGCCGGTGATCAAGCCCTTGGGCGGCACCCAGGAGTTCCGCCAGACCCTGATCGATGTGATCAAGAAGGTCGACCCGGATGGGTCGCTCGGGATTCGACAATATTTCGCCTTCGACACGGTCGAGGACTGGATGCGCGCCCATTTCGATGCCATCCCCGGACTCAAGGACGAGGGTGGCTGGGAGTTCATGAAGCGCAAGGGTGTGTGGCCCATTTACGGCCAGGTGGACAAGACCACGTCTAAGATCGTCGACAAGAACGGCAACGAGGTCGAGCCAGAGTACGGACTCTACAAAAAGCCGGTACCCGCCGCTGACCTGGAGGGGGCGGAGGTCGATGCGGATGGCACCATTCGCAAGGGCGGCAAGGCGATCGGGGTGCGGATTGGGGATCAGAGCTATGTTGGCTTCGCCACCCCATCGCGTCGCATCGAGCTCTACAAGCAAAGCTTCAAGGACTATGGCTTCAACCCGCTGCCGGTCTACAAGCGCCTGCCTTCGCGCGACAAGCGCTCCGACGAGTTGGTGCTCACCACCTTCAAGGTCAATGTCCACACCCAAAGCCGCACGGCCTCTCTCAAGTATCTGGCCGAGCTGTATCACAAGAATCCCGCCTGGATCCATCCCAAGACCGCCGCCGCGCGTGGCATCGCCGATGGTGATCTGATCCGCGTGGCCTCGGATGTTGGCTACATCGTCACCCGGGCCCATGTCACCGAGGGCATCCACCCCGAGGTGATCGCCATCTCCACCGCCTGCGGTCATTCGGCCTATGGGCGCTTGGCCCAGCTCAAGCAGAGACAGGCCGCCGCGGACTGGGCGCAAGGCGGTGACCCGGACATCACCCACAATGTCTGGTGGGATGACAAGGGGGTCCATCCCAATCCCATCATCCGGCTGGCCGTGGATCCGATCGGGGGCTCTCAAGGGTGGTTCGATACCCTGGTGCGGGTGAGCAAGGCCGAGCCGGGCGATCAGTACGGCGACGTCGAGGCCAGCGTCGAGGCCTCGATCAAGGACTATGAGCAGACCCTACGGCTGGCCTACACCGGTGACCTGCACCGGATCAATCACAAGGAGGTGGATATCGACTGGGATCATCTGCCCGAACCGGGACTGCACGTCGGCGGGCATTGA
- a CDS encoding TorD/DmsD family molecular chaperone, translated as MQRHHQTAAQSSRLVASDASIEERTALSCLYKLIARCLEEELDRETLRLLRGALREPLSAAGWTLDTDFLTTAEDDLLEVLAEEYTGLLVAPGGLNPYASVFETGALFGEPCDRAVAAYREAGCVYQRRLSGEFPDHIGTMLGFLGYLAESEADAVRRGDTEAAERTRRRHDRFLLEQLGPWAPGWCRRAARAALHPFYRQLLQFTEQLLWQALAEITDRRGLKELMTQNQREPKRLDYNADFRKASGL; from the coding sequence ATGCAGAGACATCACCAAACCGCGGCCCAGTCATCCAGACTGGTTGCGTCCGATGCATCCATCGAGGAGCGCACCGCGTTGTCTTGTCTGTACAAGCTGATAGCGCGCTGTCTCGAAGAGGAGCTCGACCGCGAGACATTGCGCCTGCTGCGCGGTGCACTGCGCGAGCCGCTGAGCGCGGCGGGCTGGACCCTGGATACCGACTTTCTCACCACTGCCGAAGACGACCTGCTCGAGGTCCTGGCCGAGGAGTACACCGGGCTCCTGGTCGCCCCCGGCGGCCTCAATCCCTACGCCTCGGTGTTCGAGACCGGGGCACTCTTCGGCGAGCCCTGCGACCGCGCGGTGGCGGCTTACCGCGAGGCCGGCTGTGTCTACCAGCGGCGTCTGAGCGGCGAGTTCCCGGATCACATCGGTACCATGCTCGGCTTCCTTGGCTATCTCGCCGAGTCTGAGGCAGACGCCGTGCGCCGGGGTGACACCGAAGCCGCCGAGCGGACCCGGAGACGCCACGACCGCTTTCTCCTGGAGCAGCTTGGACCCTGGGCGCCCGGCTGGTGCCGGCGCGCCGCGCGCGCGGCGCTGCACCCCTTCTACCGCCAGCTGCTCCAGTTCACCGAGCAGCTCCTGTGGCAGGCACTGGCCGAGATCACCGACCGGCGCGGACTGAAGGAACTGATGACCCAGAACCAGCGCGAGCCCAAGAGGCTCGACTACAACGCCGACTTCCGCAAGGCATCGGGTCTCTAG
- a CDS encoding glycosyltransferase family 4 protein, with amino-acid sequence MRILIVEGSGRGFLCHYSHALALGLHQAGIAVRLLTGARDELAEWAVPFDKRACLADGLAGWWCLRREVREYRPDLVHLQWINHPLAALAFLHWAQARGIAVIYTPHNILPHERRWLSLPLFRALYRRVDRVVARDRHMGWALEELLDTPQERLAHLPGSPNPMALDRFPMQPCPELAKARDEELRLLFFGHGSARKGLDVLLGVLASRPWPRALHLVVAGEGVLNGIDPGLVVAARARLRITVIDRYLRPPEVKHLFSTGDLLVMPYRKRCKSPLTDLAAAFGVPVLRSDRVQGTGFREGWQGQTYPHDQPRLLAERLLGLVEDRAALAALRGPCEPVTVAMTRLAEGHRLLYREVFESASSRREPAGSQLHLGGL; translated from the coding sequence ATGCGCATCCTGATCGTTGAGGGCTCGGGTCGCGGGTTCCTCTGTCACTACAGCCATGCCCTGGCTTTGGGGCTGCACCAGGCCGGCATCGCCGTGCGGCTCCTGACCGGCGCGCGTGACGAGCTGGCCGAGTGGGCGGTCCCCTTTGACAAGCGGGCCTGTCTCGCCGATGGGCTGGCCGGCTGGTGGTGTCTGCGCCGCGAGGTGCGTGAATATCGACCGGACCTGGTGCATCTACAATGGATCAACCACCCGCTCGCAGCACTCGCCTTCCTCCACTGGGCGCAGGCGCGCGGCATCGCGGTGATCTACACCCCGCACAATATCCTGCCGCACGAACGGCGCTGGCTGAGCCTGCCGCTGTTTCGCGCCCTCTATCGGCGGGTCGATCGCGTGGTCGCACGCGACAGGCACATGGGCTGGGCGCTGGAAGAGTTGCTCGATACCCCACAGGAGCGGCTGGCGCATCTCCCAGGAAGCCCCAACCCCATGGCGCTCGATCGCTTCCCGATGCAGCCCTGTCCGGAGCTCGCCAAGGCCCGGGACGAAGAACTGCGGCTGCTGTTCTTCGGCCATGGCTCGGCCCGCAAGGGGCTGGACGTGCTGCTCGGCGTGCTGGCTTCCCGACCCTGGCCGCGCGCCCTCCATCTGGTGGTCGCGGGGGAGGGCGTCCTGAACGGGATCGACCCCGGCCTGGTCGTTGCCGCCCGCGCCCGGCTGCGGATCACGGTGATCGACCGTTATCTACGCCCGCCCGAGGTCAAGCATCTGTTCTCGACCGGCGATCTCCTGGTCATGCCTTACCGTAAGCGCTGTAAGAGTCCGCTCACCGATCTGGCGGCGGCCTTCGGCGTTCCGGTGCTACGTTCCGACCGGGTGCAGGGGACCGGCTTCCGCGAGGGTTGGCAGGGGCAGACCTATCCGCACGATCAACCCAGGCTGTTGGCGGAACGACTGCTCGGTCTGGTCGAGGACCGCGCGGCGCTGGCTGCCCTGCGTGGACCCTGCGAACCTGTGACGGTCGCCATGACCCGTCTGGCCGAGGGCCATCGCCTGCTGTACCGGGAAGTGTTCGAGTCGGCTTCCAGCCGGCGAGAACCGGCTGGAAGCCAGCTCCACCTGGGAGGACTCTGA
- a CDS encoding methylglyoxal synthase, whose translation MSGAGKTLILIAHTARLPDLVKLVRKRRAVFADYRLLATLETGTAIEAETGLEVTSLFSGRSGGEIQLCGLICTNSIRAVYFIRDLETNRLDEPDITPFYRACDLNNVPLATNMVGAVALTHWLGRHLESVRSPSPPDPLPEGEGGDGSSPPGHGYLHKPGSIRGISRGEDEVQISGMRRILVTSVLTDAMGSC comes from the coding sequence ATGTCCGGCGCCGGCAAGACCCTGATCCTGATTGCCCACACCGCCCGTCTGCCGGACCTGGTCAAGCTGGTCCGCAAGCGCCGGGCGGTGTTCGCGGACTATCGCCTGCTCGCCACCCTGGAGACCGGTACGGCCATCGAGGCCGAGACCGGACTGGAGGTCACCTCGCTCTTCTCTGGGCGCAGTGGCGGCGAGATCCAGCTCTGCGGACTCATCTGTACCAACAGCATCCGCGCCGTCTATTTCATCCGCGACCTGGAGACGAATCGCTTGGACGAGCCAGACATCACGCCCTTCTATCGTGCCTGCGACCTCAACAATGTCCCGCTCGCCACCAACATGGTCGGCGCGGTTGCGCTGACGCATTGGCTGGGGCGACACCTGGAGTCAGTGCGTTCGCCCTCACCCCCGGACCCTCTCCCGGAGGGCGAGGGGGGTGATGGCTCCTCTCCCCCTGGGCATGGGTATCTACACAAACCCGGCTCTATTCGGGGGATTTCTCGCGGGGAAGATGAGGTACAAATAAGCGGTATGCGACGAATTTTGGTGACAAGCGTCTTGACGGACGCTATGGGAAGCTGTTGA
- a CDS encoding transposase has protein sequence MAAGVKAVPDGKKAASHAQAMGRFLANPRVTPEGLSVPLLAATREAVTADGGEYVLAVADWSRVNDGGHASKRDRLQMTHATDVGDELQSSLLVSAEDGAPLGVPVQDLVTAQGVWSSCADTISPKVSSPLDELSERMSWLEQQKFGPRLVHVIDREADSVGHLRRWTRDGQLWLVRAKGNSTVRYGNGSMRIDAVAKQLGYTRERQVLCQGRPIQHWIASAPVVLTRPAKPKKIGADGRRQRPVPGEPLKARLVVSRLCDEAGHLVAEWFLLTSVPETVSAARVALWYDFRWQIESFFKLLKQAGHQLEQWEQESGGALFKRLLIATQACILVWRLAAQQTEEAQAARQFLVRLSGRQMKASRLVTPSALLAGAFILFAILDSLDHSSIPELRAFANSILLANGGDG, from the coding sequence TTGGCAGCGGGAGTCAAAGCCGTGCCGGACGGGAAGAAAGCCGCGTCGCACGCCCAGGCGATGGGGCGATTTCTGGCGAATCCACGGGTGACGCCTGAGGGGCTGTCGGTTCCGCTGTTGGCGGCGACACGGGAGGCCGTGACGGCGGATGGCGGTGAGTATGTGTTGGCGGTGGCGGACTGGTCGAGAGTGAACGATGGAGGGCACGCCTCGAAACGGGATCGCCTGCAAATGACCCATGCCACGGATGTGGGCGACGAACTGCAAAGCAGCCTCCTGGTCAGTGCCGAGGATGGCGCGCCCTTGGGGGTGCCGGTGCAGGATCTGGTGACGGCCCAAGGCGTCTGGAGCTCGTGTGCCGACACGATCAGCCCCAAGGTGTCTTCGCCTCTGGACGAATTGAGCGAGCGGATGAGTTGGCTGGAGCAGCAGAAATTCGGCCCCCGGTTGGTACATGTGATTGATCGCGAAGCGGATTCGGTCGGCCATCTGCGCCGCTGGACGCGCGACGGCCAGTTGTGGCTGGTGCGCGCCAAAGGGAACTCGACGGTACGTTACGGCAACGGCTCGATGCGCATCGACGCGGTGGCCAAGCAACTTGGCTATACCCGAGAACGCCAGGTTCTCTGCCAAGGCCGACCGATCCAGCACTGGATTGCCAGTGCGCCGGTAGTTCTGACCCGGCCAGCGAAACCGAAGAAAATCGGCGCTGACGGGCGGCGGCAGCGACCGGTTCCGGGCGAACCGCTGAAGGCCCGGCTGGTGGTCAGTCGCCTGTGCGACGAAGCCGGACATCTGGTGGCCGAATGGTTCTTGCTCACGTCGGTGCCTGAAACCGTCAGTGCCGCGCGTGTGGCACTGTGGTACGACTTCCGCTGGCAGATCGAATCGTTCTTCAAACTGCTCAAACAGGCAGGCCATCAACTGGAGCAGTGGGAACAGGAGAGCGGGGGAGCCCTATTCAAGCGTCTGCTGATCGCCACCCAGGCCTGTATCCTGGTGTGGCGCCTGGCTGCGCAGCAGACCGAGGAGGCACAAGCCGCCCGGCAGTTTCTCGTGCGCTTGTCCGGCAGGCAGATGAAGGCATCTCGCCTTGTTACCCCCTCCGCCTTGTTGGCTGGCGCTTTCATACTGTTCGCCATCCTCGATTCCCTTGATCACTCTTCCATCCCAGAACTCCGTGCCTTCGCCAACTCGATTCTTCTTGCTAACGGAGGGGATGGATGA
- a CDS encoding 4Fe-4S dicluster domain-containing protein, translating into MLNPASTPSTQGAALALLEGRELLEEETLCLNLRGRGEHCHRCAAACHADALFLSLDALEVDRARCTGCGGCVPVCPAGALRLSGFSPARFLAALDGAPEVHLHCGASRDDGGGVVIPCFKVLDERLLAAARADGVETLHLHGLEQCTRCRHGGALEWLDRVGRRLTRRLGESAPRLHQSPPGGSAAAGPRARQDQPQLSRRAFLRLAGARASLEAARWLVPVEEDDEAGTDLPFFQGDITEIRRPHPYQMLLAARVEQLPWGAEQPLPWRLRTLEAHCTGCLVCGQRCPTGALLAHEEGHSALAISFEPALCTDCGLCTALCPVEAIAIQPVHRASQVTAPRETLMMRRLRACARCGDGFEPETPDAKHCPICAKERALDEEWLAMLGA; encoded by the coding sequence ATGCTGAACCCCGCCTCGACGCCATCGACCCAAGGCGCGGCGCTGGCCCTATTGGAGGGCCGCGAGCTGCTGGAGGAGGAGACCCTCTGTCTTAACCTGCGCGGACGTGGCGAGCACTGCCACCGCTGTGCCGCCGCCTGTCATGCCGATGCCCTCTTCTTGTCGCTTGATGCCCTGGAGGTCGACCGCGCGCGCTGTACCGGCTGTGGCGGCTGTGTGCCCGTCTGCCCGGCCGGGGCACTGCGTCTGAGCGGCTTCTCACCGGCGCGGTTCCTGGCTGCGCTCGATGGCGCGCCCGAAGTGCATCTCCATTGCGGGGCGAGCCGGGATGACGGCGGCGGGGTGGTGATCCCCTGTTTCAAGGTGCTCGATGAGCGTCTGTTGGCCGCCGCGCGCGCCGACGGGGTCGAGACGCTGCACCTGCACGGTCTGGAGCAGTGCACCCGCTGTCGGCACGGCGGCGCGTTGGAGTGGCTCGACCGCGTCGGGCGCCGCCTGACACGGCGTCTCGGGGAGTCCGCACCCCGCCTGCACCAGTCTCCACCAGGCGGGTCTGCCGCTGCCGGGCCGCGCGCCCGTCAGGATCAGCCTCAGCTCAGCCGCCGCGCCTTCCTGCGCCTCGCCGGGGCGCGCGCCTCGCTGGAAGCCGCGCGCTGGCTGGTGCCGGTCGAGGAGGACGACGAGGCGGGCACGGATCTGCCCTTCTTCCAGGGTGACATCACCGAGATCCGCCGGCCGCATCCTTACCAGATGCTGCTGGCGGCACGGGTCGAGCAGCTGCCCTGGGGCGCTGAGCAACCACTGCCCTGGCGGCTGCGCACCCTGGAGGCGCACTGCACCGGCTGTCTGGTGTGCGGACAGCGCTGTCCGACCGGCGCCCTGCTCGCACACGAAGAGGGACATAGCGCCCTGGCGATCTCGTTCGAGCCAGCGCTCTGCACCGACTGTGGTCTCTGTACGGCGCTTTGCCCGGTCGAGGCCATTGCGATCCAGCCGGTGCATCGGGCGAGCCAGGTCACTGCGCCGCGCGAAACCCTGATGATGCGCCGGCTCAGGGCCTGCGCACGCTGCGGCGATGGTTTCGAACCGGAGACGCCGGACGCAAAGCACTGTCCCATCTGCGCCAAGGAGAGGGCGCTGGACGAGGAGTGGCTGGCGATGCTGGGGGCTTGA
- a CDS encoding Mrp/NBP35 family ATP-binding protein — MPLIDTAAPPESREAPGADARLEQRLLMLLSQIQDATRGLDVVTDGQVYAVVATGGAVRVLLDPERFPSEAAQSALAETIEALLADEPGVARLVVKPRPRSICLRPALPGVRRVIGVHSGKGGVGKSTVAVNLALALAARGLKVGLLDADLQGPSAPTLLGITGRMETTPDGTRVRPLERHGLKVVSLGFLLPETKALIWRGPLVERGLAQLFTEVDWGELDLLLIDLPPGTSDVHLEVARQAPLAGILTVTAPGQVAVDDVRRGMEMFADLAVPCLGIVENLAGLVCGRCGTETALFGTGGGAELATLTGLPLLARLPFDLRLAEASDAGCPPLVASPDTAASAWFQALAGRVAGRLRLDQAEPDQSSVVSHQKASLSAHCLPPTAYVQPPTGPIGSQTSSESEPARAPRDAAPGAPIPGIRDVVLIASGKGGVGKSTVTVNLACALRAQGLRVGVLDADLYGPSIARMLGTDTELEQDATGRAIPAVSHGIHSLSIAQRIPPEAALAWKGPLVTQTLMDMVYGVAWPDLDVLLIDLPPGTGDVQLSLLERLPVSGAVLVTTPQRLAQVDAERGIALFHELDIPVLGVIENMSHLVCPGCGESIPLFPDAEVRALARRRYVPYLGRLPLDPAGQALADAGQPLVEALPESAAARTFHALAHQLRIALEREAEAALRAADPNTRAAHAAFWERLIED, encoded by the coding sequence ATGCCATTGATCGACACCGCCGCGCCACCAGAGTCGCGTGAGGCCCCCGGCGCGGACGCGCGCCTGGAGCAGCGTCTGCTTATGCTCCTGAGCCAGATCCAGGACGCTACGCGCGGCCTCGATGTGGTCACGGATGGCCAGGTCTATGCCGTGGTCGCCACCGGCGGCGCGGTTCGGGTCCTGCTCGACCCCGAGCGTTTCCCGAGCGAGGCGGCACAGTCCGCCCTGGCCGAGACCATCGAGGCGCTGCTCGCGGATGAGCCGGGCGTCGCGCGCCTGGTGGTCAAGCCGCGCCCGCGCTCGATCTGTCTGCGCCCCGCGCTGCCGGGTGTTCGCCGCGTGATCGGCGTGCACAGCGGCAAGGGCGGGGTGGGCAAATCCACGGTCGCGGTCAACCTTGCCCTGGCGCTGGCCGCGCGCGGACTCAAGGTCGGCCTGCTGGATGCCGATCTCCAAGGTCCCTCGGCGCCGACCCTGCTCGGGATCACAGGCCGGATGGAGACCACACCCGATGGGACGCGGGTGCGCCCTCTGGAGCGGCACGGACTCAAGGTCGTCTCGCTCGGCTTCTTGTTGCCGGAGACCAAGGCCCTGATCTGGCGCGGCCCGCTGGTCGAGCGCGGGCTGGCGCAGTTGTTCACCGAGGTCGACTGGGGCGAACTGGACCTGCTGCTCATCGACCTGCCGCCCGGTACCTCCGACGTGCATCTGGAGGTGGCGCGTCAGGCACCCTTGGCCGGCATCCTCACCGTCACCGCGCCGGGACAGGTCGCGGTGGACGACGTGCGGCGCGGGATGGAGATGTTCGCGGATCTGGCGGTGCCCTGTCTGGGGATCGTCGAAAACCTGGCCGGTCTGGTCTGCGGCCGCTGCGGGACCGAGACCGCCCTGTTCGGTACGGGCGGTGGCGCGGAGCTGGCGACGCTGACCGGCCTGCCGCTGCTGGCCCGGCTGCCCTTCGATCTCAGGCTCGCCGAGGCGTCCGATGCCGGGTGTCCGCCGCTGGTGGCGAGCCCGGACACGGCGGCGAGTGCCTGGTTTCAGGCGCTGGCCGGGCGGGTGGCCGGGAGGCTGAGGCTCGACCAGGCGGAGCCGGACCAGTCGTCAGTGGTCAGTCATCAGAAGGCGTCTCTTTCTGCCCACTGTCTACCGCCCACTGCGTACGTTCAGCCGCCAACGGGACCGATCGGCAGCCAAACGTCCTCCGAGTCCGAACCCGCTAGGGCCCCGCGCGATGCCGCGCCCGGCGCGCCCATCCCCGGTATCCGCGATGTCGTCCTCATCGCCAGCGGTAAGGGCGGGGTCGGTAAGTCCACGGTCACCGTGAATCTGGCCTGCGCCCTGCGCGCCCAGGGTCTGCGCGTCGGGGTGCTGGACGCCGACCTCTACGGCCCCTCGATCGCGCGGATGCTCGGCACCGACACCGAACTGGAGCAGGATGCCACAGGGCGCGCCATCCCTGCCGTCAGTCATGGTATCCACAGCCTCTCGATCGCCCAGCGCATCCCGCCCGAGGCGGCCCTGGCCTGGAAGGGGCCGCTGGTGACTCAGACCCTGATGGACATGGTCTATGGCGTTGCCTGGCCGGACCTGGATGTGCTGCTTATCGATCTGCCGCCCGGTACCGGCGACGTCCAGCTCAGCCTCCTGGAGCGTCTACCGGTCAGCGGGGCGGTGCTGGTGACCACGCCGCAGCGGCTCGCCCAGGTCGACGCCGAGCGCGGCATCGCGCTCTTCCATGAGCTGGATATCCCGGTGCTCGGGGTGATCGAAAACATGAGCCATCTGGTCTGTCCGGGCTGCGGCGAATCCATACCGCTCTTTCCGGATGCCGAGGTGCGCGCGCTCGCCCGCCGCCGCTACGTCCCCTATCTGGGCCGCTTGCCGCTCGATCCGGCTGGGCAGGCGCTTGCCGATGCCGGCCAGCCCCTGGTCGAGGCGCTGCCCGAGAGCGCCGCCGCCCGGACCTTCCATGCGCTGGCGCACCAACTCCGAATCGCACTGGAGCGGGAGGCCGAGGCCGCCTTGCGCGCTGCCGACCCCAACACCCGGGCCGCACACGCGGCCTTCTGGGAACGTCTGATCGAGGATTGA
- a CDS encoding rhodanese-like domain-containing protein gives MVAVAALVYVIVGTAGTDRGRPLPTLSPETLSNRLTQDRPPLVLDTRGRTAYLTGTIPGALDAGTDPAGYLPDSRGGEVVLIIEPGTDPAPWMNRLLGFGYRVEVLAGGLSAWRAAGLPVVDPQSSFARPGSRPFVIPRGLCEMNTPADRFY, from the coding sequence ATGGTCGCGGTTGCTGCGCTCGTCTATGTGATCGTCGGCACGGCAGGCACGGACAGGGGGCGGCCCCTACCGACCCTGAGCCCCGAGACGCTCTCGAACCGGCTCACCCAGGACAGGCCACCCTTGGTGCTCGACACCCGTGGCCGCACGGCCTACCTCACAGGCACCATCCCCGGGGCACTGGACGCCGGAACCGACCCAGCCGGTTATCTGCCCGACAGCCGTGGTGGAGAGGTGGTGCTGATCATCGAACCTGGCACCGACCCGGCGCCCTGGATGAACCGGCTCCTGGGCTTCGGCTATCGAGTCGAGGTACTGGCCGGGGGGCTGTCCGCCTGGCGTGCCGCTGGCCTGCCGGTCGTGGATCCCCAGTCCAGCTTCGCCCGACCCGGCAGCCGCCCCTTCGTCATCCCGCGCGGGCTGTGCGAGATGAACACCCCGGCCGATCGGTTCTATTGA